From Amycolatopsis sp. cg9, one genomic window encodes:
- the pcaH gene encoding protocatechuate 3,4-dioxygenase subunit beta — translation MATPTELRLPRYGQDPEGTHPPLDSTGYRSTALRHPKQDLVLLPQMLTEVTGPLLGPGRLNELDNDLTRQHAGEPQGQRIIVTGRLLDGDGRPVRDSLVEIWQANAGGRYRHTGDRWPSPLDPNFDGVGRTLTDSDGRYTFTTIKPGAYPWKNHDNAWRPAHIHFSVFGSAFTQRLVTQMYFPDDPLFFQDPIFNSIPDEKARQRMVSRYDHEITQSEWALGFQFDIVLRGRDASVFEEEEDEDE, via the coding sequence GTGGCCACTCCCACCGAACTCAGGCTGCCGCGCTACGGGCAGGACCCCGAAGGCACGCACCCGCCACTGGACTCGACCGGCTACCGCTCCACGGCCCTGCGCCACCCCAAGCAGGACCTGGTGCTGCTGCCGCAGATGCTCACCGAGGTCACCGGCCCGCTGCTCGGTCCTGGCCGGCTCAACGAGCTCGACAACGACCTCACCCGGCAGCACGCGGGCGAGCCGCAGGGGCAGCGGATCATCGTCACCGGCCGGCTCCTCGACGGCGATGGCCGCCCGGTGCGCGACTCCCTCGTCGAGATCTGGCAGGCGAACGCGGGCGGCCGCTACCGGCACACCGGCGACCGCTGGCCGTCCCCGCTCGACCCGAACTTCGACGGCGTCGGGCGCACGCTGACCGACAGCGACGGCCGCTACACCTTCACCACCATCAAGCCCGGCGCCTACCCGTGGAAGAACCACGACAACGCCTGGCGCCCCGCGCACATCCACTTCTCGGTTTTCGGCTCGGCGTTCACGCAGCGGCTGGTCACCCAGATGTACTTCCCGGACGACCCGCTGTTCTTCCAGGACCCGATCTTCAACTCGATCCCGGACGAAAAGGCCCGGCAGCGGATGGTCTCGCGCTACGACCACGAGATCACCCAGTCCGAATGGGCGCTCGGGTTCCAGTTCGACATCGTGCTGCGCGGGCGCGACGCGTCGGTGTTCGAAGAGGAAGAGGACGAGGACGAATGA
- a CDS encoding carbohydrate ABC transporter permease, with product MAVLPVSRKAPKYVLASVLSLIFLLPFYIMVRNALMTRQQVSSPDWSWLPDPLSWVNFGDLFADASVPMAHSLWNSFLVAIVTAPVGTLFGSMAGYALARINVPGRRAVFTYVLVTLMIPQSVTFVPTFVVVGSMGGVDTEWGIIAPNLFSAFTVILFRNFYLRFPAEIEEAGRLDGLGYLGVYRRLVLPNSGSMIASLGALMFIESWNAFLWPLVIGQDPSSWTAQIALSTFLTAQSVNLPALFAGALVTIAPLVAMFLVAQRFIVSGIAASGLKE from the coding sequence ATGGCCGTCCTGCCGGTTTCCCGGAAAGCGCCGAAGTACGTCCTGGCTTCGGTGCTGTCGCTGATCTTCCTGCTGCCGTTCTACATCATGGTGCGCAACGCGCTGATGACGCGGCAGCAGGTCAGCTCGCCGGACTGGTCGTGGCTGCCGGACCCGCTGTCGTGGGTCAACTTCGGCGACCTGTTCGCCGACGCCTCGGTGCCGATGGCGCACTCGCTGTGGAACTCGTTCCTGGTCGCGATCGTCACGGCGCCGGTCGGCACGCTGTTCGGTTCGATGGCCGGGTACGCGCTGGCCCGGATCAACGTCCCCGGCCGGCGTGCGGTGTTCACGTACGTGCTGGTCACGCTGATGATCCCGCAGTCGGTGACGTTCGTGCCGACGTTCGTCGTCGTCGGCTCGATGGGCGGGGTCGACACCGAGTGGGGGATCATCGCGCCGAACCTGTTCAGCGCGTTCACGGTGATCCTCTTCCGCAACTTCTACCTGCGGTTCCCCGCCGAGATCGAGGAGGCGGGCCGGCTCGACGGGCTCGGCTACCTCGGCGTCTACCGGCGGCTGGTGCTGCCGAACTCGGGGAGCATGATCGCCTCGCTCGGGGCGCTGATGTTCATCGAAAGCTGGAACGCGTTCCTGTGGCCGCTGGTGATCGGGCAGGACCCGTCGTCGTGGACCGCCCAGATCGCGCTCTCGACGTTCCTGACCGCGCAGTCGGTCAACCTGCCGGCGCTGTTCGCCGGCGCGCTCGTCACCATCGCGCCGCTGGTCGCGATGTTCCTGGTCGCCCAGCGGTTCATCGTCAGCGGGATCGCCGCGAGCGGGCTCAAGGAGTAG
- a CDS encoding CoA transferase subunit A, whose product MAELLSLEEAVGRLVHDGDTVALEGFTHLIPVAAGHEIIRQRKRDLTLVRMTPDIVYDQLIGAGCARKLIFSWGGNPGVGSLHRFRDAVQHDWPVPLEIEEHSHAGMANRYVAGASGLPFAVLRGYTGTDLPAQTDTIKPITCPFTGEQLTAVPALNPDVTIVHAQRADRAGNVQMWGITGVQKEAVLAAKRSIVTVEEIVAELEPRPGAMVLPTWAVTAVAEVPGGAKPSYAAGYYERDNAAYQAWDAVGRDREEFTRWLNELTGVTA is encoded by the coding sequence ATGGCAGAGCTGCTGTCGCTGGAGGAGGCCGTCGGCCGGCTGGTGCACGACGGCGACACCGTCGCGCTCGAGGGCTTCACGCACCTCATCCCCGTCGCGGCGGGGCACGAGATCATCCGGCAGCGCAAGCGTGACCTCACGCTGGTGCGCATGACCCCGGACATCGTCTACGACCAGCTGATCGGCGCGGGCTGCGCCCGCAAGCTGATCTTCTCGTGGGGCGGCAACCCCGGCGTGGGCTCGCTGCACCGCTTCCGAGACGCCGTCCAGCACGACTGGCCGGTGCCGCTGGAGATCGAGGAGCACAGCCACGCCGGCATGGCGAACCGCTACGTCGCCGGCGCGTCCGGCCTCCCGTTCGCGGTGCTGCGCGGCTACACCGGCACCGACCTCCCGGCGCAGACCGACACGATCAAGCCGATCACGTGCCCGTTCACCGGCGAACAGCTGACCGCGGTCCCGGCGCTGAACCCGGACGTCACGATCGTCCACGCCCAGCGCGCCGACCGCGCCGGCAACGTCCAGATGTGGGGCATCACGGGCGTCCAGAAGGAAGCGGTCCTGGCAGCGAAGCGCTCGATCGTGACGGTCGAGGAGATCGTCGCCGAACTGGAGCCCCGCCCCGGCGCGATGGTCCTCCCGACGTGGGCGGTCACCGCGGTGGCCGAGGTCCCGGGCGGCGCGAAGCCGTCCTACGCGGCGGGCTACTACGAGCGTGACAACGCGGCGTACCAGGCGTGGGACGCGGTGGGCCGCGATCGCGAGGAGTTCACGAGGTGGCTGAACGAGCTGACCGGAGTGACGGCGTGA
- a CDS encoding CoA-transferase subunit beta, with product MSTDYTADEMMSVAAARALAGGMSCFVGIGLPSKAANLARRTHAPDLNLIYESGCLGAKPSRLPLSIGDGELADTADAVVSVPEVFNYWLQPGRIDVGFLGAAQLDKFGNINTTLIGSDYHDPKVRLPGAGGAPEIAASCGEVFIVLRQNPRAFVEKVDFVTSFGHGTGKGDRERLGLPGQGPTLVVTDLGLLRPDPETAELTLTELHPGVELDQAVAATGWKLKVAEDLKTTPAPTEQELQVLRDLEKASA from the coding sequence ATGAGCACCGACTACACCGCGGACGAGATGATGAGCGTCGCGGCGGCCCGCGCGCTCGCCGGCGGCATGTCCTGCTTCGTCGGCATCGGCCTCCCGAGCAAGGCGGCCAACCTCGCCCGCCGCACGCACGCCCCAGACCTCAACCTGATCTACGAATCGGGCTGCCTCGGCGCGAAGCCGTCCCGCCTGCCCCTCTCGATCGGCGACGGCGAGCTGGCCGACACCGCCGATGCCGTGGTGAGCGTCCCCGAGGTCTTCAACTACTGGCTCCAGCCGGGCCGCATCGACGTCGGCTTCCTCGGCGCCGCCCAGCTCGACAAGTTCGGCAACATCAACACCACGCTCATCGGCTCCGACTACCACGACCCGAAGGTCCGCCTCCCGGGCGCGGGCGGCGCCCCGGAGATCGCGGCCTCCTGCGGCGAGGTGTTCATCGTCCTGCGCCAGAACCCCCGCGCGTTCGTGGAGAAGGTCGACTTCGTCACCTCGTTCGGCCACGGAACGGGCAAGGGCGACCGCGAGCGCCTGGGCCTCCCCGGCCAGGGCCCGACCCTGGTGGTCACCGACCTGGGCCTGCTGCGCCCCGACCCCGAGACCGCCGAGCTCACCCTCACCGAACTCCACCCCGGCGTCGAGCTCGATCAGGCCGTCGCGGCGACCGGGTGGAAACTGAAGGTCGCGGAGGACCTGAAGACCACCCCCGCCCCGACCGAGCAGGAGCTGCAGGTGCTCCGAGACCTGGAGAAGGCGAGCGCATGA
- a CDS encoding glycoside hydrolase family 27 protein: MKRLLSVFLAVLGFLSLVVSPADARTPFVRPFMGWSSWSLESSTRAGYGTSWLNESHVRDAASAMASKLKSAGYTYVNIDSGWNASLSWVFHTDVNGIPDPDPTRFPSGIPALASYVHGLGLKLGLYAVTGLEKEVYDKNAPILGTSCHAQDIAYRPLTPSNGWGGNWKVDFANPCAQKYYDSIVARFASWGVDFVKVDGTTADNVADIKAWSAAIDHSRRPMWLTASAWPVPRSIGSSLAPYANGVRVDTDVECYCETVSTWDSSVKARWADLPGWLGVFGPQYRPDLDSMPISNNTGSGIQDGISDVERQSVMTFWSMASSPLYVGGDIWFLDASAVSILTNLEVIAVDHAGSYPTRVTGGELQVWKKRAPDGRWYAAVYNLGSAPADITVDLGVPGARPVRDLVARTDLGRFRGSWTAASVPPHGSRLVRIG; the protein is encoded by the coding sequence GTGAAGCGCCTCCTTTCCGTTTTCCTCGCTGTGCTCGGATTCCTTTCACTGGTCGTCTCGCCGGCCGACGCGCGGACGCCGTTCGTCCGGCCGTTCATGGGCTGGAGCAGCTGGAGCCTGGAGTCGTCGACCCGCGCGGGTTACGGCACTTCGTGGCTGAACGAGTCGCACGTCCGCGACGCGGCTTCGGCGATGGCTTCGAAGCTCAAGTCCGCGGGCTACACCTACGTCAACATCGACTCGGGCTGGAACGCTTCGCTTTCCTGGGTGTTCCACACCGACGTCAACGGCATTCCCGACCCCGATCCGACGCGGTTCCCCTCCGGGATCCCCGCTTTGGCCTCCTACGTGCACGGGCTCGGGCTCAAACTCGGCCTGTACGCGGTGACCGGCCTCGAGAAGGAGGTCTACGACAAGAACGCGCCCATCCTCGGGACGTCGTGCCACGCGCAGGACATCGCGTACCGGCCGCTGACGCCGTCGAACGGCTGGGGCGGCAACTGGAAGGTCGACTTCGCCAACCCGTGCGCGCAGAAGTACTACGACTCGATCGTGGCCCGCTTCGCGTCCTGGGGCGTCGACTTCGTCAAGGTCGACGGGACGACCGCGGACAACGTCGCCGACATCAAGGCCTGGTCGGCGGCGATCGACCACTCGCGGCGGCCGATGTGGCTGACGGCGAGCGCGTGGCCGGTGCCGCGGTCCATCGGTTCTTCCCTGGCCCCGTACGCGAACGGCGTGCGCGTCGACACCGACGTCGAGTGCTACTGCGAAACGGTGTCCACCTGGGACAGCTCGGTGAAGGCGCGGTGGGCGGACCTGCCGGGCTGGCTGGGTGTCTTCGGGCCGCAGTACCGGCCGGACCTGGACTCGATGCCGATCAGCAACAACACCGGCAGCGGTATCCAGGACGGGATCTCCGACGTCGAGCGGCAGAGCGTGATGACGTTCTGGTCGATGGCGTCCTCGCCGCTGTACGTCGGGGGAGACATCTGGTTCCTGGACGCCTCCGCCGTGTCGATCCTGACGAACCTTGAGGTCATCGCGGTCGACCACGCCGGTTCGTACCCGACCCGGGTCACCGGCGGTGAACTGCAGGTCTGGAAGAAGCGGGCGCCGGACGGCCGCTGGTACGCGGCGGTCTACAACCTGGGGTCCGCTCCGGCGGACATCACGGTGGACCTGGGGGTTCCCGGCGCGCGGCCGGTGCGTGACCTCGTCGCGCGCACGGACCTCGGGCGGTTCCGCGGCTCGTGGACGGCTGCTTCGGTGCCCCCGCACGGCTCCCGGCTGGTCCGGATCGGCTGA
- a CDS encoding acetyl-CoA C-acyltransferase, with product MTDVYILDAIRTPFGRYGGALAGVRPDDLAAGVLKALQARNDLDPSTVDEVTLGDANGAGEDNRNVARMAALLAGWPTTVPGSTVNRLCGSGLDAAMQASRAIQVGDASLVVAGGVESMTRSPLVMPKPEKAFPAGNQTLYNTALGWRMVNPAMPSQWTISLGESTEQLAERYGIGRDEQDAFAARSHVNAAKAWDEGFYDDLVVPVEGADLTRDEGIRPDSSPEKLAKLKPVFRKENGTVTAGNASPLNDGASALLLGDEAAAGRLNRAPLARIAGRGAAGVDPDVFGIGPVRAAEIALERAGIGWDDLAAVELNEAFAAQSLACLRDWKDLDPEIVNTHGGAIAIGHPLGASGGRILGTLAHDLHRRGGGWGLAAICIGVGQGLAVVLEGR from the coding sequence ATGACCGACGTCTACATCCTCGACGCGATCCGAACCCCGTTCGGCCGCTACGGCGGAGCGCTGGCCGGCGTCCGCCCGGACGACCTGGCCGCCGGGGTCCTCAAGGCCCTCCAGGCCCGCAACGACCTCGATCCGTCCACAGTGGACGAAGTCACCCTCGGCGACGCGAACGGCGCGGGCGAGGACAACCGCAACGTCGCCCGCATGGCCGCGCTCCTCGCCGGCTGGCCGACGACCGTCCCGGGCAGCACGGTCAACCGCCTCTGCGGCTCCGGCCTCGACGCGGCGATGCAGGCCAGCCGCGCGATCCAGGTCGGCGACGCCTCCCTCGTCGTCGCCGGCGGCGTCGAGTCGATGACCCGCTCGCCGCTGGTCATGCCGAAGCCCGAGAAGGCGTTCCCCGCCGGCAACCAGACCCTCTACAACACCGCGCTCGGGTGGCGGATGGTCAACCCGGCGATGCCGTCGCAGTGGACCATCTCCCTCGGCGAGTCCACCGAGCAGCTCGCCGAGCGCTACGGCATCGGCCGCGACGAGCAGGACGCCTTCGCCGCGCGCAGCCACGTCAACGCGGCCAAGGCCTGGGACGAAGGCTTCTACGACGACCTGGTCGTCCCGGTCGAAGGCGCCGACCTGACCCGGGACGAAGGCATCCGCCCGGACTCCAGCCCCGAGAAGCTCGCCAAGCTGAAGCCCGTCTTCCGCAAGGAGAACGGCACGGTCACGGCGGGCAACGCCTCCCCGCTCAACGACGGCGCCTCGGCCCTCCTGCTCGGCGACGAAGCCGCCGCCGGCCGGCTGAACCGAGCCCCGCTCGCCCGCATCGCCGGCCGGGGCGCGGCCGGTGTCGACCCGGACGTCTTCGGCATCGGCCCGGTCCGCGCGGCCGAGATCGCCCTCGAGCGCGCCGGCATCGGCTGGGACGACCTGGCCGCGGTCGAGCTCAACGAGGCCTTCGCCGCCCAGTCGCTGGCCTGCCTGCGCGACTGGAAGGACCTCGACCCGGAGATCGTCAACACCCACGGCGGCGCGATCGCCATCGGTCACCCGCTCGGCGCGTCGGGCGGCCGGATCCTCGGCACCCTGGCCCACGACCTGCACCGCCGCGGCGGGGGCTGGGGCCTGGCCGCCATCTGCATCGGCGTCGGCCAGGGCCTGGCCGTCGTCCTCGAAGGCCGGTAG
- the pcaG gene encoding protocatechuate 3,4-dioxygenase subunit alpha — MTRLLPTPSQTVGPYLSIGLPWPDGPHVVPEGTPGAFRIRGTVRDGNGDPVPDAMIETWQADPDGGFCHPDDPRGATDGEFRGFGRCPTDVDGRYEILTLLPGVLPGEGGTTQARHIDVSVFARGLLNRVVTRIYFEDQDNSADPVLATVPAERRGTLIAAKTDDGYRFDVRLQGDGETVFFAV, encoded by the coding sequence ATGACCAGGCTGCTCCCCACCCCCTCGCAGACGGTCGGTCCCTACCTGTCGATCGGGCTGCCCTGGCCCGACGGCCCGCACGTCGTGCCCGAGGGCACGCCGGGCGCGTTCCGGATCCGTGGCACCGTCCGCGACGGCAACGGCGACCCGGTCCCGGACGCGATGATCGAGACCTGGCAGGCCGACCCGGACGGCGGCTTCTGCCACCCGGACGACCCGCGCGGCGCGACGGACGGCGAGTTCCGCGGCTTCGGCCGCTGCCCGACCGACGTGGACGGCCGGTACGAGATCCTCACGCTGCTGCCCGGCGTGCTCCCCGGCGAGGGCGGCACCACGCAGGCCCGGCACATCGACGTGTCGGTGTTCGCGCGCGGCCTGCTCAACCGGGTCGTCACGCGGATCTACTTCGAGGACCAGGACAACTCCGCGGACCCGGTGCTGGCGACCGTCCCGGCGGAGCGGCGCGGCACGCTGATCGCGGCCAAGACCGACGACGGCTACCGCTTCGACGTGCGCTTGCAGGGCGACGGCGAGACGGTGTTCTTCGCGGTATGA